Sequence from the Paenibacillus riograndensis SBR5 genome:
TTTTCATCGGAATCCCCTTATTTTTTGCAGTAGCAAAGGGAATGGATTACATCGTACAATTTGAGCAAGAGCTAGTAAGATCGTTGCTGGATATTCCGAGACCAAGTGAAGAACACCGATCGAATATGCAGGTGGAGGGAGCGGGCTTCCTGCAACGAATGAAGTTAGGTTTTCATGCTGAGAAGTTTGCACGTAACATCATGCTGATCATGGGCCGGTTCGTATCCAGCATTGTTTTCTTTTCACTTATGATAGCTGTGGTAGCGGCTGCAATCGGCCTGATTACACTGCCTGTGCTACATCAGATTTTTCTGCAAACAATGGATTTGAATATTCTGGAGAATAGTGTGTTTGCCTTGTTCCAAATCGACTGGACATTATCTCAGCAATATATTTCTTATGTCGTAGCAGG
This genomic interval carries:
- a CDS encoding sensor domain-containing protein, coding for MNNKVYTMPIGAQESVQIPVQSQSKPRKGGTSPKIFRSIMYFIISLPLTIVYFVFMVTGLALSIGLTPVFIGIPLFFAVAKGMDYIVQFEQELVRSLLDIPRPSEEHRSNMQVEGAGFLQRMKLGFHAEKFARNIMLIMGRFVSSIVFFSLMIAVVAAAIGLITLPVLHQIFLQTMDLNILENSVFALFQIDWTLSQQYISYVVAGFVVALIANWVIRKLMDIQRRMLFVSYDDGQQY